From one Trifolium pratense cultivar HEN17-A07 linkage group LG1, ARS_RC_1.1, whole genome shotgun sequence genomic stretch:
- the LOC123918255 gene encoding uncharacterized protein LOC123918255 isoform X1 produces MSIPFFSFVLLDSLSGRKLFIFVSPRLSICHRRLLLEFVCLVSNLFWLYTRFLLPPLSFYLALSLFIIVSVLICFFFVFSPWPIGLISCAMPFREELLGDSRCYRLGAHLTTSSSCKQFSEQILSLGFKHTFTWIGRFPVSCVACDPSNII; encoded by the exons ATGTCGATTCCCTTTTTCTCGTTTGTTTTACTCGACAGTCTTTCTGGTAGgaagctttttatttttgtcagtCCCAGGCTTTCTATCTGCCATCGCAGATTGCTTTTGGAGTTTGTTTGTCTCGTTTCCAATTTGTTTTGGCTATATACCCGTTTCCTTCTTCCTCCTCTTTCGTTCTATCTCGCTCTCTCGCTCTTCATTATTGTTTCTGttctgatttgttttttttttgttttctctccATGGCCGATAGGTTTGATTTCTTGTGCGATGCCGTTCCGGGAAGAACTGCTTGGCGATTCAAG GTGCTATAGGTTGGGTGCACACCTGACTACATCTTCCTCTTGCAAACAATTCTCTGAACAGATCCTCAG CTTGGGATTCAAACACACTTTTACATGGATAGGTCGATTTCCTGTTTCTTGTGTAGCTTGTGACCCTTCTAATATTATTTGA
- the LOC123918255 gene encoding uncharacterized protein LOC123918255 isoform X6 translates to MSIPFFSFVLLDSLSGRKLFIFVSPRLSICHRRLLLEFVCLVSNLFWLFDFLCDAVPGRTAWRFKGLILFVCLFHFKVLMSQHIFSFSCEEKCCSLLGLIKIIVGS, encoded by the exons ATGTCGATTCCCTTTTTCTCGTTTGTTTTACTCGACAGTCTTTCTGGTAGgaagctttttatttttgtcagtCCCAGGCTTTCTATCTGCCATCGCAGATTGCTTTTGGAGTTTGTTTGTCTCGTTTCCAATTTGTTTTGGCT GTTTGATTTCTTGTGCGATGCCGTTCCGGGAAGAACTGCTTGGCGATTCAAG ggtttgattttgtttgtttgtttgtttcatttcaaG GTTCTTATGAGTCaacatattttctcattttcttgTGAAGAAAAGTGTTGTTCTTTGCTTGGGTTGATCAAGATCATAGTTGGAAGTTAA
- the LOC123918255 gene encoding uncharacterized protein LOC123918255 isoform X5, translated as MSIPFFSFVLLDSLSGRKLFIFVSPRLSICHRRLLLEFVCLVSNLFWLFDFLCDAVPGRTAWRFKGLILFVCLFHFKVLFFLGSIFNMLGIQTHFYMDRSISCFLCSL; from the exons ATGTCGATTCCCTTTTTCTCGTTTGTTTTACTCGACAGTCTTTCTGGTAGgaagctttttatttttgtcagtCCCAGGCTTTCTATCTGCCATCGCAGATTGCTTTTGGAGTTTGTTTGTCTCGTTTCCAATTTGTTTTGGCT GTTTGATTTCTTGTGCGATGCCGTTCCGGGAAGAACTGCTTGGCGATTCAAG ggtttgattttgtttgtttgtttgtttcatttcaaG GTCCTGTTTTTCCTTGGTTCAATATTCAacatg CTTGGGATTCAAACACACTTTTACATGGATAGGTCGATTTCCTGTTTCTTGTGTAGCTTGTGA
- the LOC123918255 gene encoding uncharacterized protein LOC123918255 isoform X4: MSIPFFSFVLLDSLSGRKLFIFVSPRLSICHRRLLLEFVCLVSNLFWLYTRFLLPPLSFYLALSLFIIVSVLICFFFVFSPWPIGLISCAMPFREELLGDSRLGAHLTTSSSCKQFSEQILRFL, from the exons ATGTCGATTCCCTTTTTCTCGTTTGTTTTACTCGACAGTCTTTCTGGTAGgaagctttttatttttgtcagtCCCAGGCTTTCTATCTGCCATCGCAGATTGCTTTTGGAGTTTGTTTGTCTCGTTTCCAATTTGTTTTGGCTATATACCCGTTTCCTTCTTCCTCCTCTTTCGTTCTATCTCGCTCTCTCGCTCTTCATTATTGTTTCTGttctgatttgttttttttttgttttctctccATGGCCGATAGGTTTGATTTCTTGTGCGATGCCGTTCCGGGAAGAACTGCTTGGCGATTCAAG GTTGGGTGCACACCTGACTACATCTTCCTCTTGCAAACAATTCTCTGAACAGATCCTCAG GTTCTTATGA
- the LOC123918242 gene encoding histone H1-like: protein MATEEPIVAVEPVPEPTITEPPASEKEEAKVEAEKKTKESKPKKASKPRSPASHPSYEEMIKDAIVTLKERTGSSQYAIAKFIEEKHKQQLPSNFKKLLLQNLKKNVASGKLVKVKGSFKLPSKTTKPSSSVTTASQANKKPAASKPKTKPSASKSKAKTVVKPKAASKPKTAAVKTKTTVAKPKPAAAKSKVAAKPKAGVKAKPKDKSAKVARTSTRTSPGKKVPKKVVAAKKAPVKSVKPKIVKSPAKKVSVKRGGRK, encoded by the exons ATGGCCACAGAAGAACCCATTGTTGCGGTGGAACCTGTTCCCGAACCAACGATCACCGAACCACCAGCCTCGGagaaagaagaagcaaaggtTGAAGCAGAGAAGAAGACGAAGGAATCCAAACCTAAGAAAGCTTCCAAACCACGAAGTCCTGCTTCTCATCCTTCTTACGAAGAg ATGATTAAGGATGCAATTGTGACTCTGAAAGAGAGAACAGGTTCAAGCCAATACGCAATTGCGaaattcattgaagagaaaCACAAACAACAACTTCCTTCAAATTTCAAGAAGCTATTGCTTCAGAATTTGAAGAAGAATGTTGCTTCTGGTAAACTTGTTAAGGTTAAAGGTTCATTCAAACTTCCTTCCAAGACGACGAAACCATCATCATCGGTGACTACAGCTTCTCAGGCGAACAAAAAGCCTGCAGCATCCAAGCCGAAGACAAAGCCAAGTGCCTCTAAGTCAAAGGCTAAAACTGTTGTTAAGCCAAAGGCTGCTTCCAAGCCCAAAACTGCTGCTGTCAAAACCAAAACTACTGTTGCTAAACCCAAACCTGCTGCTGCCAAGTCCAAAGTTGCTGCAAAGCCCAAGGCTGGTGTGAAAGCGAAGCCCAAGGACAAGTCTGCTAAGGTTGCAAGGACATCGACGAGGACTTCACCAGGGAAGAAAGTACCGAAGAAGGTTGTGGCTGCGAAGAAAGCTCCGGTGAAGAGCGTGAAGCCTAAAATCGTAAAGTCTCCGGCGAAGAAGGTTTCGGTTAAGAGAGGGGGAAGGAAATGA
- the LOC123918255 gene encoding uncharacterized protein LOC123918255 isoform X2, with amino-acid sequence MSIPFFSFVLLDSLSGRKLFIFVSPRLSICHRRLLLEFVCLVSNLFWLYTRFLLPPLSFYLALSLFIIVSVLICFFFVFSPWPIGLISCAMPFREELLGDSRCYRLGAHLTTSSSCKQFSEQILRFCA; translated from the exons ATGTCGATTCCCTTTTTCTCGTTTGTTTTACTCGACAGTCTTTCTGGTAGgaagctttttatttttgtcagtCCCAGGCTTTCTATCTGCCATCGCAGATTGCTTTTGGAGTTTGTTTGTCTCGTTTCCAATTTGTTTTGGCTATATACCCGTTTCCTTCTTCCTCCTCTTTCGTTCTATCTCGCTCTCTCGCTCTTCATTATTGTTTCTGttctgatttgttttttttttgttttctctccATGGCCGATAGGTTTGATTTCTTGTGCGATGCCGTTCCGGGAAGAACTGCTTGGCGATTCAAG GTGCTATAGGTTGGGTGCACACCTGACTACATCTTCCTCTTGCAAACAATTCTCTGAACAGATCCTCAG GTTCTGTGCTTAA
- the LOC123918255 gene encoding uncharacterized protein LOC123918255 isoform X7 has protein sequence MSIPFFSFVLLDSLSGRKLFIFVSPRLSICHRRLLLEFVCLVSNLFWLFDFLCDAVPGRTAWRFKGLILFVCLFHFKLGIQTHFYMDRSISCFLCSL, from the exons ATGTCGATTCCCTTTTTCTCGTTTGTTTTACTCGACAGTCTTTCTGGTAGgaagctttttatttttgtcagtCCCAGGCTTTCTATCTGCCATCGCAGATTGCTTTTGGAGTTTGTTTGTCTCGTTTCCAATTTGTTTTGGCT GTTTGATTTCTTGTGCGATGCCGTTCCGGGAAGAACTGCTTGGCGATTCAAG ggtttgattttgtttgtttgtttgtttcatttcaaG CTTGGGATTCAAACACACTTTTACATGGATAGGTCGATTTCCTGTTTCTTGTGTAGCTTGTGA
- the LOC123918255 gene encoding uncharacterized protein LOC123918255 isoform X3 — protein sequence MSIPFFSFVLLDSLSGRKLFIFVSPRLSICHRRLLLEFVCLVSNLFWLYTRFLLPPLSFYLALSLFIIVSVLICFFFVFSPWPIGLISCAMPFREELLGDSRCYRLGAHLTTSSSCKQFSEQILRFL from the exons ATGTCGATTCCCTTTTTCTCGTTTGTTTTACTCGACAGTCTTTCTGGTAGgaagctttttatttttgtcagtCCCAGGCTTTCTATCTGCCATCGCAGATTGCTTTTGGAGTTTGTTTGTCTCGTTTCCAATTTGTTTTGGCTATATACCCGTTTCCTTCTTCCTCCTCTTTCGTTCTATCTCGCTCTCTCGCTCTTCATTATTGTTTCTGttctgatttgttttttttttgttttctctccATGGCCGATAGGTTTGATTTCTTGTGCGATGCCGTTCCGGGAAGAACTGCTTGGCGATTCAAG GTGCTATAGGTTGGGTGCACACCTGACTACATCTTCCTCTTGCAAACAATTCTCTGAACAGATCCTCAG GTTCTTATGA